In Janthinobacterium sp. J1-1, a single genomic region encodes these proteins:
- a CDS encoding nuclear transport factor 2 family protein — protein sequence MSHAIPNDIADKFAVIDTLYRFAAGIDLRDADLLASAFTENAVSDFGPAAAKAGFEYPVLQGRATIVAALSTSLSGFDTTHSVSNPRASIDGDTARLDALVEAQHLPRQDHSRHYMMKNRYDVKLVRQEGVWLIERVTVDNVWRSGDVTVLAGV from the coding sequence ATGTCCCACGCCATTCCCAACGACATCGCCGACAAGTTCGCCGTCATCGACACCCTGTACCGCTTCGCCGCCGGCATCGACCTGCGCGACGCCGACCTGCTGGCGTCCGCCTTTACCGAAAACGCCGTCTCCGATTTCGGCCCGGCCGCCGCCAAGGCCGGCTTTGAATACCCGGTGCTGCAAGGCCGCGCCACCATTGTCGCCGCCCTGTCCACCTCGCTCAGTGGCTTCGACACCACGCACAGCGTCAGCAATCCGCGCGCCAGCATCGACGGCGATACGGCCCGGCTCGACGCACTCGTCGAAGCGCAGCACCTGCCGCGCCAGGACCACTCGCGCCATTACATGATGAAAAACCGCTATGACGTGAAACTGGTGCGGCAGGAAGGTGTATGGCTGATCGAACGGGTAACGGTCGACAACGTCTGGCGCTCGGGGGATGTGACGGTGCTGGCTGGCGTGTAA
- a CDS encoding nuclear transport factor 2 family protein, with the protein MSAHAQILALIDRYFDGVYTGNTALLATLFDDGAQVYGDIGGQAYHQPVAAYLRAVAGRDSPARRGEPFLMRPLNIDVAGSIASVKLSSPMLGFRYQLYLTLILRAGNWLIVNKTFIHIPALPTEETPCPT; encoded by the coding sequence ATGTCTGCACATGCGCAGATCCTGGCGCTGATCGACCGCTACTTTGACGGCGTGTACACCGGCAACACCGCGCTGCTCGCCACCTTGTTCGACGACGGCGCCCAGGTGTATGGCGACATCGGCGGCCAGGCCTATCACCAGCCCGTCGCCGCTTATCTGCGCGCGGTGGCCGGGCGTGACAGCCCGGCCAGGCGCGGCGAGCCATTTTTGATGCGCCCGCTCAACATCGACGTGGCGGGCAGCATTGCCAGCGTAAAACTGTCTTCACCGATGCTGGGCTTCCGGTATCAGCTATACCTGACGCTGATCCTGCGCGCCGGAAACTGGCTCATCGTCAACAAGACATTCATCCACATTCCCGCATTGCCAACCGAGGAAACACCATGCCCTACGTAA
- a CDS encoding TetR/AcrR family transcriptional regulator has protein sequence MPELAAIAFPQMIVPPEPTQARSKQAFERLLQVGEQLLAENRFDEIGVADLAKLAETSVGTFYRLLKDKDTLSRLLLQRFFSDMVTQVEALTELHQWQERSLEDFIRAMVAMFVAVNHGRRGVLRALITRSSQDAQFRDRVHQINHLISQRTVAVLASKSASIAHPNPTQAMMVVPPVLLGILNQHTLTGSLSFLSAAALEDELVRIALNYLR, from the coding sequence ATGCCCGAACTTGCCGCCATCGCTTTTCCCCAGATGATCGTTCCACCCGAACCCACCCAGGCGCGCAGCAAGCAGGCCTTCGAGCGCCTGCTGCAAGTGGGGGAACAACTGCTGGCGGAGAACCGCTTCGATGAAATTGGCGTGGCCGACCTGGCCAAACTGGCCGAGACTTCGGTCGGCACCTTTTACCGCTTGCTGAAAGACAAGGACACCCTGAGCCGCTTGCTGCTGCAGCGCTTTTTTTCCGACATGGTGACGCAGGTGGAAGCGCTGACCGAGCTGCACCAGTGGCAGGAGCGCAGCCTGGAAGACTTCATCCGCGCCATGGTGGCGATGTTTGTGGCGGTCAATCATGGCCGGCGCGGCGTGCTGCGCGCGTTGATCACGCGTTCGTCGCAGGATGCGCAGTTCCGCGACCGGGTGCACCAGATCAATCACCTGATTTCCCAGCGCACGGTGGCCGTGCTGGCCAGCAAGTCGGCCAGCATCGCCCACCCGAATCCCACCCAGGCCATGATGGTGGTGCCACCGGTGCTGCTGGGCATCCTCAACCAGCACACGCTGACCGGTTCGCTGTCGTTTTTGTCGGCCGCGGCGCTGGAAGATGAGCTGGTGCGCATCGCCCTCAATTATTTACGCTAA
- a CDS encoding sensor domain-containing diguanylate cyclase has product MQETKQAPARSRHQQRPLIGLMSVALFCICAALLAATAWTIWSSREIRLREAEVATENMARTLASQADTAIKIADVILDDIVERSERDGSSGQAGKRLDAYLVQLTRKVTEIHGLFIYDETGAWKATSLGVPFKGDNSDRDYFVFHKTNPQTTTHISAPVRSRSTGHWIIPVSRRIDHADGSFAGVALATLRLDSFERVFDSLDLGKSGTVFFALENGTLIYRRPFQEKLIGTDLSSGAIMRSYRENGRAGTIMRVAKIDGIERLYSYRRLDGYPIIVSAALSKQDIFSQWKVASLQILGAALCAIAALVWFFRKLMRQMAMRDQVETELRVASLELEKANADLQTMAWKDGLTSLANRRAFDDTLERERKRARREDEPLSLILLDVDYFKKFNDAYGHVAGDDCLRAVAKAVAGSAARCGDLAARYGGEEFAVILPGTDSAGAALVAEAIRQTVLALGIVHAGSPIGLVTVSLGVATTSNGDYQDASPTQLLQRADALLYQSKTAGRNRVSV; this is encoded by the coding sequence ATGCAGGAAACAAAACAAGCGCCAGCCAGATCACGCCACCAGCAACGGCCATTGATCGGCCTGATGAGCGTGGCGCTGTTCTGCATCTGCGCGGCGCTGCTGGCGGCCACCGCCTGGACCATCTGGTCGTCGCGCGAGATCCGCCTGCGCGAAGCCGAGGTAGCGACCGAAAACATGGCGCGCACCCTCGCCTCGCAGGCCGACACGGCGATCAAGATCGCCGACGTGATCCTCGACGATATTGTCGAGCGCTCCGAACGCGACGGCAGCAGCGGCCAGGCTGGCAAGCGCCTCGATGCCTACCTGGTGCAGCTGACCAGGAAAGTGACGGAAATCCACGGCCTGTTCATCTACGACGAAACGGGCGCCTGGAAAGCCACCTCGCTGGGCGTGCCCTTCAAGGGCGACAATTCGGACCGCGATTACTTTGTCTTTCACAAAACTAACCCGCAAACCACCACCCATATCAGCGCCCCCGTGCGCAGCCGCTCGACCGGCCACTGGATCATTCCCGTTTCCCGCAGGATAGACCATGCCGACGGCAGCTTTGCCGGCGTGGCGCTGGCCACCTTGCGGCTGGACTCGTTCGAGCGCGTGTTCGACAGCCTGGACCTGGGCAAATCGGGCACGGTGTTCTTTGCGCTCGAAAACGGCACCCTGATCTACCGCCGCCCGTTCCAGGAAAAACTGATCGGCACCGACCTGTCATCGGGCGCGATCATGCGCAGCTACCGCGAAAACGGCCGCGCCGGCACCATCATGCGGGTGGCGAAAATCGACGGCATCGAGCGGCTGTACAGCTACCGTCGCCTCGACGGCTACCCCATCATCGTCTCGGCGGCGCTCTCAAAACAGGACATCTTTTCGCAATGGAAAGTGGCCAGCCTGCAGATCCTCGGCGCCGCCCTGTGCGCCATCGCCGCGCTGGTGTGGTTCTTCCGCAAGCTGATGCGCCAGATGGCCATGCGCGACCAGGTGGAAACCGAGTTGCGCGTGGCCAGCCTGGAACTGGAAAAAGCCAATGCCGACCTCCAGACCATGGCCTGGAAGGATGGCCTCACCAGCCTGGCCAACCGGCGCGCTTTTGATGACACGCTGGAACGGGAGCGCAAGCGCGCCCGGCGCGAAGACGAGCCCTTGTCATTGATACTGCTGGACGTCGATTACTTCAAGAAATTCAACGACGCCTACGGCCATGTGGCCGGCGACGACTGCCTGCGCGCGGTGGCCAAGGCCGTGGCCGGCAGCGCCGCCCGCTGCGGAGACCTGGCGGCGCGCTATGGCGGCGAGGAATTTGCCGTTATCCTGCCCGGCACCGACAGCGCCGGCGCCGCTCTGGTGGCCGAAGCGATACGCCAGACAGTATTGGCACTGGGCATCGTGCATGCCGGCAGCCCGATCGGCCTGGTGACGGTCAGCCTCGGCGTGGCCACCACCAGCAACGGTGACTATCAGGATGCCAGCCCGACGCAATTGCTGCAGCGCGCTGACGCCCTGCTGTATCAGTCGAAGACCGCCGGGCGCAACCGGGTCAGCGTCTGA
- a CDS encoding MFS transporter: MASSDIAPARPLTQQDYKTLSLAALGGALEFYDFIIFVFFANAIGQLFFPPEMPDWLRLLQTFGIFAAGYVVRPLGGIVMAHFGDLLGRKRMFTLSILMMAVPTLLIGLLPTYATIGLAAPLLLLLMRIFQGAAVGGEVPGAWVFVSEHVPSRYTGLACGILTAGLTVGILLGSLVATGLNTVYTPAEVLDGAWRYPFLLGGIFGFGAMYLRRWLHETPVFAEMQQRKALATEMPLKSVLRSHRGAVTVSILLTWMLSAGIVVVILMTPALLQKIHHIDARTTLIANTCATLCLAFGCVIAGWLADRLGAKPVILVGSLLLAIATWVFYTTVGSRPNLLLPLYAITGLFVGVVGAVPCVLVQAFPAQVRFSGLSFSYNISYAIFGGLTPVVVTLMLKSNVLGPAYYVIGVCVVGMLTALFVRNGHHTAH, encoded by the coding sequence ATGGCTTCCTCTGATATTGCGCCCGCACGCCCCCTGACCCAACAGGACTACAAAACACTGTCGCTGGCCGCCCTGGGCGGGGCGCTGGAATTCTACGATTTCATCATCTTTGTTTTCTTCGCCAACGCCATCGGCCAATTGTTCTTCCCGCCGGAAATGCCGGACTGGCTGCGCCTGCTGCAAACCTTCGGCATCTTTGCCGCCGGTTATGTGGTGCGCCCGCTGGGCGGCATCGTGATGGCCCACTTCGGCGACTTGCTCGGTCGCAAGCGCATGTTCACCCTGTCGATCCTGATGATGGCCGTGCCGACCCTGCTGATCGGCCTGCTGCCGACCTACGCCACCATCGGCCTGGCGGCGCCATTGCTGCTGCTGTTGATGCGCATCTTCCAGGGCGCGGCCGTCGGCGGCGAAGTGCCTGGGGCCTGGGTGTTTGTATCGGAACACGTGCCGAGCCGCTACACGGGCCTGGCCTGCGGCATTCTGACGGCCGGCCTGACGGTGGGAATTTTGCTGGGCTCACTGGTTGCCACCGGCCTGAACACCGTCTATACGCCGGCCGAAGTGCTGGACGGCGCCTGGCGCTATCCCTTCCTGCTGGGCGGCATCTTCGGCTTTGGCGCCATGTATCTGCGCCGCTGGCTGCACGAAACCCCGGTGTTTGCGGAAATGCAGCAGCGCAAGGCGCTGGCCACCGAAATGCCCCTGAAATCCGTGCTGCGCAGCCACCGCGGCGCCGTGACGGTCTCCATCCTGCTGACCTGGATGCTGTCGGCAGGCATCGTCGTGGTGATCTTGATGACACCTGCCCTGCTGCAGAAGATCCACCATATCGACGCGCGCACCACCCTGATCGCCAATACCTGCGCCACCCTGTGCCTGGCGTTCGGCTGCGTGATCGCCGGCTGGCTGGCCGACCGCCTGGGCGCCAAACCGGTGATCCTGGTCGGCTCGCTGCTGCTGGCGATTGCCACCTGGGTGTTCTATACCACCGTCGGCAGCCGCCCCAACCTGCTGCTGCCGCTGTACGCGATCACCGGCCTCTTCGTGGGCGTGGTCGGCGCCGTGCCCTGCGTGCTGGTGCAGGCGTTCCCGGCGCAGGTGCGCTTCTCGGGCTTGTCGTTTTCATACAACATCTCGTATGCGATTTTTGGCGGCCTGACGCCGGTCGTGGTGACCCTGATGCTGAAAAGCAATGTGCTGGGCCCGGCCTATTATGTGATCGGCGTGTGCGTGGTCGGCATGCTCACGGCCCTGTTCGTCAGAAACGGGCACCATACGGCGCATTAA
- a CDS encoding LysR family transcriptional regulator, with protein MQRHFDDVLLGSIELFCLAAELGSFTAAANTAGVTPAAVSRSVSRLEERLGVRLFVRTTRQIRLTDSGRVYFEQCRQALSQLVEAEREVTGDQSAPAGLLRISMPTSYGNHRILPLLPAFRARYPEVQFDLHISNRNIDFAGEGYDLAIRGRVPADSNLIARKLEDAELVLVAAPAYLRRAGTPLNIEDLQQHDCVQFALPSTGRRIAWPFNVDGKTTEVVTQGGYHCSEGYLGMAMLARAGAGIVQTYRFIVERELAQGELVELLPQHGGCSRPFIVLYPHARHLSLRVRTFVEFLVGELGQR; from the coding sequence ATGCAACGGCACTTCGACGACGTTTTACTGGGCAGCATCGAACTGTTTTGCCTGGCGGCGGAACTGGGCAGCTTTACGGCCGCCGCCAACACGGCGGGCGTGACGCCGGCGGCGGTCAGCCGTTCGGTGTCCCGGCTGGAAGAACGCCTGGGCGTGCGGCTGTTCGTGCGCACCACGCGGCAGATCCGCCTGACCGACAGCGGCCGCGTCTATTTTGAGCAATGCCGCCAGGCGCTGTCGCAGCTGGTGGAAGCCGAGCGTGAAGTCACGGGCGACCAGTCCGCACCGGCCGGCCTGTTGCGCATCAGCATGCCTACCTCGTATGGCAATCACCGCATCCTGCCCCTGCTGCCGGCGTTTCGCGCGCGCTACCCCGAGGTGCAATTCGACCTGCACATCAGCAACCGCAATATCGATTTCGCCGGCGAAGGCTACGACCTGGCCATCCGCGGCCGGGTGCCGGCCGATTCCAACCTGATCGCCCGCAAGCTCGAGGACGCCGAACTGGTGCTGGTGGCCGCGCCGGCCTATTTGCGCCGGGCCGGCACGCCGCTGAACATCGAGGATTTGCAGCAGCACGACTGCGTCCAGTTCGCGCTGCCCAGCACCGGCCGGCGCATCGCCTGGCCGTTCAATGTGGATGGCAAAACGACCGAAGTAGTCACGCAAGGCGGCTACCATTGCTCGGAAGGCTATCTGGGCATGGCGATGCTGGCGCGTGCCGGCGCCGGCATCGTGCAGACCTACCGCTTTATCGTCGAACGCGAGCTGGCCCAGGGCGAGCTGGTCGAGCTGCTGCCGCAACACGGCGGCTGCTCGCGGCCGTTTATCGTGCTGTATCCGCATGCGCGGCATTTGTCGCTGAGGGTGAGGACGTTTGTGGAGTTTTTGGTGGGGGAGTTGGGGCAGCGGTGA
- a CDS encoding SDR family oxidoreductase, with protein sequence MSTNNKTVIVTGASSGIGYALAAAYLQRGYNVVGNARSMERLQAASDKLGNPANFLLVAGDIALPATATALFTQAIAAFGKVDVLLNNAGIFIAKAIADYTEDDLDAIIATNLKGFFYPTQAAAAHMAANGAGHIVTITASIAMQPNVKVPALLPILIKGGLNHATRGLAIELAASNVKVSAVAPGIIDTPMHSSDEGTQGFLRTLAPNGSTGATQDVVDAVLYLTEAKFTSGVVLAVDGGATAGTW encoded by the coding sequence ATGAGCACCAACAACAAGACAGTCATCGTCACCGGCGCCTCGAGCGGCATCGGCTACGCCCTGGCCGCGGCATATCTGCAGCGCGGCTACAACGTGGTCGGCAACGCCCGCAGCATGGAACGCCTGCAGGCGGCCAGCGACAAACTCGGCAACCCGGCCAACTTCCTGCTGGTGGCCGGCGACATCGCCCTGCCCGCCACAGCGACAGCGCTATTCACGCAGGCGATTGCCGCCTTCGGCAAAGTCGATGTTCTGCTGAATAACGCCGGCATCTTTATCGCCAAAGCCATCGCCGACTACACCGAAGACGACCTGGACGCGATCATCGCCACCAACCTGAAAGGTTTCTTTTATCCCACCCAGGCCGCGGCCGCCCACATGGCGGCCAATGGCGCGGGCCATATCGTCACGATCACGGCCAGCATCGCCATGCAGCCGAACGTCAAGGTGCCGGCCTTGTTGCCGATCCTGATCAAGGGCGGCCTGAACCACGCAACGCGCGGACTGGCGATCGAACTGGCCGCGTCCAACGTCAAGGTCTCGGCGGTCGCTCCCGGCATTATCGACACCCCCATGCACAGCAGCGACGAGGGTACGCAAGGCTTCCTCAGGACGCTGGCGCCGAATGGCAGTACCGGCGCGACCCAGGACGTGGTCGACGCCGTGCTGTACCTGACCGAAGCGAAATTCACCAGCGGCGTGGTGCTGGCCGTCGACGGCGGCGCCACCGCGGGCACCTGGTAA
- a CDS encoding alpha/beta hydrolase, translating to MRRHATSDISLHYLDFHAGPGQGDPVFLLHGLGSCAEDWRPQIDALAGKHRLIVPDLRGHGISPAPDGAWRIGDFANDLFNLMDQLDLPRVHLVGFSLGGMVALEVANRAPHRVASLCLINSQPFQGGKPASLLFAYWLRRTVIATFGLKAMGKIIGKKLFPEPAQQALVERFAAQMAGMSRRAYLAALDAIFHWHITLQAQALATPLLIVAADQDYTPVASKHAFAAQFQHCEFQIIANSRHATPLDQAPRVNALLQSFLSLPPHSK from the coding sequence ATGCGGCGCCACGCGACATCCGATATCAGTTTGCATTATCTCGATTTCCACGCCGGGCCGGGGCAGGGCGATCCCGTGTTCCTGCTGCATGGCCTCGGCTCCTGCGCCGAAGACTGGCGCCCGCAGATCGATGCGCTGGCTGGCAAGCACCGCCTGATCGTGCCGGACCTGCGCGGCCACGGCATCAGCCCCGCGCCCGACGGCGCCTGGCGGATCGGCGACTTCGCCAACGATCTGTTCAATCTGATGGACCAGCTCGACTTGCCGCGCGTGCACCTGGTCGGCTTTTCGCTGGGCGGCATGGTGGCGCTGGAAGTGGCCAACCGCGCGCCGCACCGGGTCGCCTCGTTGTGCCTGATCAACTCGCAACCGTTCCAGGGCGGCAAACCCGCTTCCCTGCTGTTTGCCTACTGGCTGCGCCGCACGGTGATCGCCACCTTCGGCCTGAAAGCGATGGGCAAGATCATCGGCAAGAAACTGTTTCCCGAGCCGGCGCAACAGGCGCTGGTCGAACGATTTGCCGCGCAGATGGCCGGCATGTCCAGGCGCGCCTACCTGGCCGCGCTGGACGCCATTTTCCACTGGCACATCACGCTGCAGGCGCAGGCCCTGGCCACGCCGCTGCTGATCGTGGCGGCCGACCAGGACTACACGCCCGTCGCCAGCAAGCACGCTTTTGCCGCACAGTTCCAGCATTGCGAATTCCAGATCATCGCCAATTCGCGCCATGCGACGCCCCTGGACCAGGCGCCGCGCGTCAACGCGTTGTTGCAGTCCTTCCTGTCCTTACCGCCACATTCAAAATAA
- a CDS encoding sel1 repeat family protein, giving the protein MKTYFLKSYLAAVFFCSIAIPAHAGLAEGQAAYDAGNYAVAQREWQTLAEQGDAHAQVRLGWLYEAGKGVVKDDVQAVSWYRKAAEQGDANGQSSLGALLLGDNAKVRDDAQALTWIRKSADQGNTIALYNLGYMYANGRGVPKDEKQAFAWYRKAAEQGDRDAQYQLGSRYGSGTGVAKDDKQSAVWYGKAAEQGHISSQYFLGLRYDNGQGVPKDEKLAAAWYRKAADQGHSSAQNNLGAAYYHGTGVLKDEVMAASLYRAAAMQGNGMGQRNLAYCYQTGSGMEPDLIKAYAWFNLASADEEAGPKAGVARDKLAQEMSKAQIAEAQRLSREWKPGGDLGKSTLKPAKPAPAPAPAKPRQASADASPYPARPQARPGVTTCNTNCNNGDCYRTYDTGKKVRFQAPRKLDPFTSQWTWDAGTC; this is encoded by the coding sequence ATGAAGACGTATTTTTTGAAGAGCTATCTTGCCGCCGTGTTTTTTTGCTCAATAGCGATCCCTGCTCACGCCGGTTTGGCAGAAGGCCAGGCTGCCTATGACGCCGGCAATTACGCCGTGGCGCAACGCGAATGGCAGACATTGGCCGAGCAGGGCGACGCACATGCACAAGTCAGACTTGGCTGGTTGTACGAGGCCGGCAAAGGGGTGGTCAAGGACGATGTGCAGGCTGTGAGCTGGTATCGCAAGGCGGCGGAGCAGGGCGATGCGAACGGTCAGAGCAGCCTCGGGGCTCTGTTGCTTGGCGACAATGCCAAGGTTCGGGATGATGCGCAAGCCTTGACGTGGATACGCAAGAGCGCCGACCAGGGAAATACGATTGCCCTGTACAACCTGGGCTATATGTATGCCAATGGGCGCGGCGTGCCGAAGGATGAGAAGCAGGCTTTTGCTTGGTATCGGAAGGCTGCGGAGCAAGGCGATAGGGATGCCCAGTATCAGCTGGGTTCCCGATATGGTAGTGGCACCGGTGTCGCCAAGGATGACAAGCAGTCAGCCGTCTGGTACGGCAAGGCGGCCGAGCAGGGCCATATTTCCTCACAATATTTCTTGGGCTTGAGGTATGACAACGGCCAGGGTGTGCCCAAGGATGAAAAGCTGGCGGCGGCCTGGTATCGCAAGGCAGCCGACCAGGGCCATTCCAGTGCGCAGAACAACCTTGGTGCTGCTTATTACCATGGTACTGGCGTGCTCAAGGATGAAGTCATGGCCGCCAGCCTGTACCGCGCGGCGGCGATGCAGGGCAATGGCATGGGGCAACGTAACCTGGCGTACTGTTATCAGACCGGCAGCGGCATGGAGCCGGACTTGATCAAGGCCTATGCCTGGTTCAACCTGGCTTCCGCCGATGAAGAGGCCGGGCCGAAGGCGGGCGTGGCCCGCGATAAACTGGCGCAGGAAATGAGCAAGGCACAAATTGCGGAGGCGCAACGCTTGTCGCGCGAGTGGAAACCGGGCGGCGACCTGGGCAAGTCCACCTTGAAACCCGCCAAACCTGCGCCAGCGCCGGCACCGGCCAAGCCACGCCAGGCCAGCGCCGACGCTTCCCCGTATCCGGCCCGCCCGCAGGCACGCCCCGGCGTCACCACCTGCAATACGAATTGCAACAATGGCGATTGCTACCGTACTTATGACACGGGCAAGAAGGTGCGCTTCCAGGCGCCCCGCAAGCTCGATCCGTTCACCAGTCAATGGACGTGGGATGCTGGCACTTGCTGA
- a CDS encoding isocitrate lyase: MSQYQDDIKAVAGLKEQQGSAWNAINPESAARMRAQNKFKTGLDIAKYTAKIMRADMAAYDADSSKYTQSLGCWHGFIGQQKMISIKKHFNSTDRRYLYLSGWMVAALRSEFGPLPDQSMHEKTAVSALIKELYTFLRQADARELGGLFRQLDAAEGDAKQAIQAKIDGHITHVVPIIADIDAGFGNAEATYLLAKQFIEAGACCIQIENQVSDEKQCGHQDGKVTVPHEDFLAKIRAIRYAFLELGVDDGIIVARTDSLGAGLTKQIAVTNTPGDLGDQYNAFLDCEEVSADALGNGDVIIKREGKLLRPKRLPSNLFQFRAGTGEERCVLDCITSLQNGADLLWIETEKPHISQIGGMVSEIRKVIPNAKLVYNNSPSFNWTLNFRQQVYDALKADGKDVSAYERGQLMSVEYDNTELAATADEKIRTFQADAAREAGIFHHLITLPTYHTAALSTDNLAKEYFGDQGMLGYVAGVQRKEIRQGIACVKHQNMSGSDIGDDHKDYFSGEAALKAAGKDNTMNQF; this comes from the coding sequence ATGTCCCAATATCAAGACGACATCAAGGCAGTTGCAGGTTTGAAAGAGCAACAAGGCAGCGCCTGGAACGCCATCAATCCCGAGTCCGCCGCCCGCATGCGCGCCCAGAACAAGTTCAAGACAGGCCTCGACATCGCCAAGTACACGGCGAAAATCATGCGTGCCGACATGGCCGCCTACGACGCCGACTCGTCCAAATACACCCAGTCGCTGGGCTGCTGGCACGGTTTCATCGGTCAGCAAAAAATGATCTCGATCAAGAAGCACTTCAACAGCACCGACCGCCGCTACCTGTATCTGTCCGGCTGGATGGTGGCTGCGCTGCGCTCCGAGTTCGGCCCGCTGCCGGACCAGTCGATGCATGAAAAAACCGCCGTCTCCGCCCTGATCAAGGAGCTCTACACCTTTTTGCGCCAGGCCGATGCGCGTGAACTGGGCGGCCTGTTCCGCCAGCTGGACGCCGCCGAAGGCGACGCCAAGCAGGCGATCCAGGCCAAGATCGATGGCCACATCACCCACGTGGTGCCCATCATCGCCGACATCGACGCCGGTTTCGGCAATGCCGAAGCGACCTATCTGCTGGCCAAGCAGTTCATCGAAGCGGGCGCCTGCTGCATCCAGATCGAAAACCAGGTGTCGGACGAAAAACAATGCGGCCACCAGGACGGCAAAGTGACGGTGCCGCACGAAGACTTCCTGGCCAAGATCCGCGCCATCCGCTACGCCTTCCTGGAGCTGGGCGTGGACGACGGCATCATCGTCGCCCGCACCGACTCGCTGGGCGCCGGCCTGACGAAACAGATCGCCGTCACCAACACCCCAGGCGACCTGGGCGACCAGTACAACGCCTTCCTCGACTGCGAAGAAGTGTCGGCCGACGCACTGGGCAATGGCGACGTGATCATCAAGCGCGAAGGCAAACTGCTGCGCCCGAAACGCCTGCCGAGCAACCTGTTCCAGTTCCGCGCCGGCACCGGCGAAGAGCGCTGCGTTTTGGATTGCATCACCTCGCTGCAAAACGGCGCCGACCTGCTGTGGATCGAAACCGAAAAACCGCATATCTCGCAAATCGGCGGCATGGTCAGCGAAATCCGCAAGGTCATCCCGAACGCCAAGCTGGTGTACAACAACAGCCCATCGTTCAACTGGACCCTGAACTTCCGCCAGCAAGTGTATGACGCGCTGAAAGCCGATGGCAAAGACGTGTCCGCCTACGAGCGTGGCCAGCTGATGAGCGTGGAATACGACAACACCGAACTGGCCGCCACGGCAGATGAAAAAATCCGCACCTTCCAGGCCGACGCGGCCCGCGAAGCCGGTATCTTCCACCACCTGATCACCCTGCCGACCTACCATACGGCCGCGCTGTCGACCGACAACCTGGCCAAGGAATACTTCGGCGACCAGGGCATGCTGGGCTACGTGGCCGGCGTACAGCGCAAGGAGATCCGCCAGGGCATCGCCTGCGTCAAGCACCAGAACATGTCGGGCTCCGACATCGGCGATGATCACAAGGATTATTTCAGCGGCGAAGCAGCATTGAAGGCGGCCGGCAAGGACAACACCATGAATCAGTTCTGA
- a CDS encoding 4-oxalocrotonate tautomerase family protein has product MPYVNIRVTREGVTAAQKLALIEGTTDLLQRVLNKSPQSTFVVIDEVDTDNWGWGGEAVTTLRQREAAGKERA; this is encoded by the coding sequence ATGCCCTACGTAAATATCCGCGTCACCCGTGAAGGTGTCACCGCCGCCCAGAAACTGGCGCTGATCGAAGGCACCACCGACCTGCTGCAACGCGTGCTGAACAAAAGTCCGCAATCGACCTTCGTCGTCATCGACGAAGTCGACACCGACAACTGGGGCTGGGGCGGCGAAGCCGTCACCACCTTGCGCCAGCGCGAAGCCGCCGGCAAGGAACGCGCCTGA
- a CDS encoding type II toxin-antitoxin system HicA family toxin, with protein MNSSQLIHMLEADGWRVVRIKGSHHHFKHPEKPGLVTVPHPKKDLPIGTWNSILKTSGLK; from the coding sequence ATGAACTCAAGTCAATTGATTCACATGCTGGAAGCAGATGGATGGCGAGTAGTACGTATCAAGGGTAGTCATCATCACTTCAAACATCCTGAGAAACCAGGACTCGTCACTGTGCCGCATCCGAAGAAAGACCTGCCGATCGGCACGTGGAACAGCATACTGAAGACCTCTGGACTGAAGTAA
- a CDS encoding helix-turn-helix domain-containing protein — MSTHHAPAQAAGSPAIEVHGLDTSNRLLLDQITDKWSVLILTALCKQPLRFNEIKRCLDGITQKALTQSLRRLERSGILARRVIPSSQVAVEYSITPLGRTLEGPFTALFLWTITHSSDVLQAQAAFDQRPI, encoded by the coding sequence ATGAGCACCCATCACGCGCCGGCGCAGGCCGCAGGCAGCCCCGCCATCGAAGTCCATGGCCTCGATACATCGAACCGTTTGCTGCTCGATCAGATCACGGACAAATGGTCCGTCCTGATCCTGACGGCGCTGTGCAAGCAGCCGTTGCGCTTCAATGAGATCAAGCGCTGCCTCGATGGCATTACGCAAAAGGCGCTGACGCAAAGCCTGCGCCGGCTCGAGCGCAGCGGCATCCTGGCGCGGCGCGTGATACCGTCGTCGCAGGTGGCGGTGGAGTACAGCATCACGCCGCTGGGGCGCACGCTGGAAGGGCCGTTCACGGCCTTGTTCTTGTGGACGATCACGCATTCCAGCGATGTGCTGCAGGCGCAGGCGGCGTTCGACCAGCGGCCGATCTGA